A region from the Microcella frigidaquae genome encodes:
- the gyrA gene encoding DNA gyrase subunit A, with the protein MADETTGTETSEHGPGGKVNQVDLQLEMQRSYLDYAMSVIVGRALPDVRDGLKPVHRRVIYAMFDGGYRPDKAYSKCSRVVGDVMGQFHPHGDSAIYDALVRLVQPWSMRYPLAAGQGNFGSPGNDGAAAPRYTETKMAPLAMEMVRDIEEDTVDFQDNYDGRTQEPSILPSRFPNLLVNGSVGIAVGMATNIPPHNLREVASAALWHLEHPEADREELLEAILQRVKGPDFPTGAQILGIKGIQDAYRTGRGSITMRAVVTVEEIQNRTCLVITELPYQVNPDNLAIKIADLVKEGKLGGIADIRDESSGRTGQRLVIVLKRDAVAKVVLNNLYKHTQLQDNFGANMLAIVDGVPRTLPIDGFITYWTAHQIDVIVRRTAFRLKKAEADAHILRGYLKALDALDEVIALIRRSPTVEEARDGLIALLDVDELQATAILNLQLRRLAALERQKIQEQAEELERLIADYQQILASPERQRSIVSEELTEIVDKYGDDRRTEIMFGFDGDMSMEDLIPEEEMVVTVTRGGYIKRTRSDNYRSQHRGGKGVKGAQLRADDVVEHFFVTTTHHWLLFFTTTGRVYRLKAYEVQEAGRDAKGQHVANLLALQPEEEIAQILDIRDYSVAQHLVLATRNGLVKKTALTEYDTNRTGGIIAINLREGDELVSAMLADDSDDLLLISRQGMSLRFTADDAALRPMGRSTSGVTGMKFRAGDELLSADVVTEGGYVFVVTEGGFAKRTAADQYRVQQRGGLGIKVAKLSDDRGALAGGLIVGDDDEVLVVMENGKVVRSSVAEVPAKGRDTMGVVFARPDDDDRIIAIARNSERNLADDDTAPADAAEGDKDTTAAPDAAAGGKDDNP; encoded by the coding sequence ATGGCAGACGAGACGACCGGCACCGAGACCTCCGAGCACGGCCCGGGCGGCAAGGTGAACCAGGTCGACCTGCAGCTCGAGATGCAGCGGTCGTACCTCGACTATGCGATGAGCGTCATCGTCGGTCGCGCCCTGCCCGACGTGCGCGACGGGCTCAAGCCCGTGCACCGCCGCGTCATCTACGCGATGTTCGACGGCGGCTACCGTCCTGACAAGGCGTACTCGAAGTGCTCGCGCGTCGTCGGCGACGTCATGGGGCAGTTCCACCCGCACGGCGACTCGGCGATCTACGACGCCCTCGTCCGCCTCGTGCAGCCGTGGTCGATGCGGTATCCGCTGGCCGCCGGCCAGGGCAACTTCGGCTCTCCCGGCAACGACGGCGCCGCGGCCCCGCGGTACACCGAGACCAAGATGGCCCCGCTCGCCATGGAGATGGTGCGCGACATCGAGGAAGACACCGTCGACTTCCAGGACAACTACGACGGTCGAACGCAGGAGCCCAGCATCCTGCCCTCGCGGTTCCCGAACCTCCTCGTCAACGGCTCGGTCGGCATCGCGGTCGGCATGGCCACGAACATCCCGCCGCACAACCTGCGAGAGGTGGCGTCGGCCGCGCTCTGGCACCTCGAGCACCCGGAGGCCGATCGCGAGGAGCTCCTCGAGGCGATCCTTCAGCGGGTGAAGGGTCCCGACTTCCCGACCGGCGCACAGATCCTCGGCATCAAGGGCATCCAGGATGCGTACCGCACCGGCCGCGGGTCGATCACGATGCGCGCGGTCGTCACGGTCGAGGAGATCCAGAACCGCACCTGCCTGGTCATCACCGAGCTGCCGTACCAGGTCAACCCTGACAACCTGGCGATCAAGATCGCCGACCTCGTCAAGGAGGGCAAGCTCGGCGGCATCGCCGACATCCGTGACGAGTCGTCGGGCCGCACCGGCCAGCGTCTCGTGATCGTCCTCAAGCGCGACGCGGTCGCCAAGGTTGTGCTCAACAACCTGTACAAGCACACCCAGCTGCAGGACAACTTCGGTGCGAATATGCTCGCCATCGTCGACGGCGTGCCGCGCACACTGCCGATCGACGGCTTCATCACGTACTGGACCGCGCACCAGATCGACGTCATCGTGCGGCGCACCGCCTTCCGGCTCAAGAAGGCCGAGGCCGATGCCCACATCCTGCGCGGCTACCTGAAGGCGCTGGATGCCCTTGACGAGGTCATCGCGCTGATCCGTCGCTCGCCCACCGTCGAGGAGGCCCGCGACGGACTGATCGCGCTGCTCGACGTCGACGAGCTGCAGGCGACGGCCATCCTGAACCTGCAGCTGCGCCGCCTGGCCGCTCTCGAACGCCAGAAGATCCAGGAGCAGGCGGAGGAGCTCGAGCGCCTCATCGCCGACTACCAGCAGATTCTCGCCAGCCCCGAGCGCCAGCGCTCGATCGTCTCGGAGGAGCTCACCGAGATCGTCGACAAGTACGGCGACGACCGGCGCACCGAGATCATGTTCGGCTTCGATGGCGACATGAGCATGGAGGACCTGATCCCCGAGGAGGAGATGGTCGTCACCGTCACCCGAGGCGGCTACATCAAGCGGACGCGCAGCGACAACTACCGCTCGCAGCACCGCGGCGGCAAGGGCGTCAAGGGTGCCCAGCTCCGCGCGGACGACGTGGTCGAGCACTTCTTCGTCACGACGACGCACCACTGGCTGCTGTTCTTCACCACCACTGGCCGGGTCTACCGGCTCAAGGCGTACGAGGTGCAGGAGGCCGGCCGCGATGCGAAGGGGCAGCACGTCGCCAACCTCCTCGCGCTGCAGCCGGAGGAGGAGATCGCGCAGATCCTGGACATCCGCGACTACTCGGTCGCGCAGCACCTCGTGCTCGCCACGCGCAACGGCCTCGTCAAGAAGACCGCGCTCACCGAGTACGACACCAACCGCACGGGCGGCATCATCGCCATCAACCTGCGCGAGGGCGACGAACTCGTCTCGGCCATGCTCGCCGACGACTCCGACGACCTGCTGCTGATCTCACGCCAGGGAATGTCGCTGCGGTTCACCGCTGACGACGCGGCTCTGCGCCCGATGGGCCGCTCGACGAGTGGCGTGACCGGAATGAAGTTCCGCGCCGGCGACGAGCTGCTGTCGGCCGATGTCGTCACCGAGGGCGGCTACGTCTTCGTCGTCACCGAGGGCGGGTTCGCCAAGCGCACAGCCGCCGACCAGTACCGGGTGCAGCAGCGGGGAGGCCTCGGTATCAAGGTCGCCAAGCTCAGCGACGACCGCGGCGCGCTCGCCGGCGGGTTGATCGTCGGCGACGACGACGAGGTGCTCGTGGTGATGGAAAACGGCAAAGTGGTACGCTCCTCCGTGGCCGAGGTCCCGGCCAAGGGCCGCGACACCATGGGGGTCGTCTTCGCTCGGCCCGACGACGATGACCGCATCATCGCGATCGCCCGCAACAGCGAGCGCAACCTCGCCGATGACGACACTGCTCCCGCCGATGCGGCGGAGGGCGACAAAGACACCACCGCGGCACCCGACGCCGCGGCGGGCGGAAAGGACGACAACCCGTGA
- the gyrB gene encoding DNA topoisomerase (ATP-hydrolyzing) subunit B, protein MSSSTPDGTSAKNEASYGAGDIQVLEGLEAVRKRPGMYIGSTGPRGLHHLVYEIVDNSVDEALAGHCDTIHVTLLADGGVRVIDNGRGIPVDEHPVEKKSTVEVVLTILHAGGKFGGGGYAVSGGLHGVGSSVVNALSERLEVAVRRQGNVYTQSYRHGVPDAPLAKGEPTTETGTTIAFWPNSEIFETVEFDYDTLRTRFQQMAFLNKGLRITITDERPEALTDEGARHEEFLYEKGLVDYVEYLNSAKKIEVVHPEIISFESEDPERRIALEVAMQWTTAYSESVHTYANTINTHEGGTHEEGFRAALTTLVNKYARDKGILKEKDENLSGDDVREGLTAVISIKLGEPQFEGQTKTKLGNTEAKSFVQKVAGEHLADWFDRNPAQAKDVIRKALQASAARIAARKAREQTRRKGLLESGGMPGKLKDCQSKDPSLSEIFIVEGDSAGGSAVQGRNPETQAILPLRGKILNVEKARLDRALGNAEVQAMITAFGAGIGEDFDPDKVRYHKIVLMADADVDGQHITTLLLTLLFRYMRPLIDLGYVYLAQPPLYRLKWSNADHEYVYSDRERDALLEAGLAAGKRIPKDNGIQRYKGLGEMNHQELWDTTMNPESRTLLQVTLDDAAMADSVFSTLMGDDVELRRTFIQQNAKDVRFLDI, encoded by the coding sequence ATGTCCTCCTCCACCCCCGACGGCACGTCTGCGAAGAACGAGGCCTCCTACGGGGCCGGAGATATCCAGGTTCTCGAGGGCCTCGAAGCGGTGCGCAAGCGGCCCGGCATGTACATCGGCTCGACCGGCCCGCGCGGTCTGCACCACCTCGTCTACGAGATCGTCGACAACTCCGTCGATGAGGCGCTCGCCGGGCACTGCGACACCATCCATGTCACCCTCCTCGCCGATGGGGGAGTCCGGGTCATCGACAACGGTCGCGGCATCCCGGTCGATGAGCACCCCGTCGAGAAGAAGTCGACCGTCGAGGTCGTGCTCACCATCCTCCACGCGGGCGGCAAATTCGGCGGCGGCGGGTACGCGGTCTCGGGTGGTCTGCACGGCGTCGGCAGCTCCGTCGTCAACGCGCTCTCCGAGCGGCTCGAGGTCGCGGTACGTCGACAGGGCAACGTCTACACGCAGAGCTACCGCCACGGTGTTCCGGATGCTCCCCTCGCGAAGGGCGAGCCCACCACCGAGACCGGCACGACCATCGCGTTCTGGCCGAACAGCGAGATCTTCGAAACCGTCGAGTTCGACTACGATACACTGCGCACCCGCTTCCAGCAGATGGCCTTCCTCAACAAGGGCCTGCGCATCACCATCACCGACGAGCGTCCTGAGGCGCTGACCGATGAGGGCGCCCGGCACGAGGAGTTCCTCTACGAGAAAGGCCTTGTCGACTATGTCGAGTACCTGAACTCGGCGAAGAAGATCGAGGTCGTGCATCCCGAGATCATCTCGTTCGAGTCGGAGGACCCGGAGCGCCGCATCGCGCTCGAGGTCGCCATGCAGTGGACGACCGCGTACTCCGAGTCGGTGCACACCTACGCGAACACGATCAACACGCACGAGGGTGGTACTCACGAGGAGGGCTTCCGTGCCGCGCTGACCACACTGGTCAACAAGTACGCGCGCGACAAGGGCATCCTCAAGGAGAAGGACGAGAACCTCTCCGGCGACGACGTGCGCGAAGGCCTCACCGCGGTGATCTCGATCAAGCTCGGCGAGCCGCAGTTCGAGGGGCAGACCAAGACCAAGCTCGGAAACACCGAGGCGAAGTCGTTCGTGCAGAAGGTCGCTGGCGAGCACCTCGCCGACTGGTTCGACCGGAACCCCGCGCAGGCGAAGGACGTCATCCGCAAGGCGCTGCAGGCCTCGGCGGCGCGCATCGCCGCACGCAAGGCGCGCGAGCAGACCCGGCGCAAGGGCCTGCTGGAGTCGGGCGGCATGCCCGGAAAGCTCAAGGATTGCCAGTCGAAGGATCCCTCGCTCAGCGAGATCTTCATCGTCGAGGGCGACTCGGCCGGCGGCTCGGCGGTCCAGGGCCGCAATCCCGAGACGCAGGCGATCCTGCCGTTGCGCGGCAAGATCCTCAACGTCGAGAAGGCGCGACTCGACCGCGCCCTCGGCAACGCCGAGGTCCAGGCGATGATCACCGCCTTCGGCGCCGGCATCGGGGAGGACTTCGACCCGGACAAGGTGCGGTACCACAAGATCGTGCTGATGGCCGATGCCGATGTCGACGGCCAGCACATCACGACGCTGCTTCTCACCCTGCTGTTCCGCTACATGCGGCCACTGATCGACCTCGGCTACGTGTACCTCGCGCAGCCGCCGCTGTACCGGCTCAAGTGGTCGAACGCCGACCACGAGTACGTCTACAGCGATCGCGAGCGCGATGCGCTGCTCGAGGCGGGCCTCGCAGCCGGCAAGCGCATCCCCAAGGACAACGGGATCCAGCGCTACAAGGGTCTGGGCGAGATGAACCATCAGGAGCTGTGGGACACCACGATGAACCCGGAGTCCCGCACGCTCCTTCAAGTCACGCTTGATGACGCGGCGATGGCCGACAGCGTCTTCTCGACCCTGATGGGCGACGACGTCGAATTGCGCCGCACGTTCATCCAGCAGAACGCGAAGGATGTGCGCTTCCTCGACATCTAG
- a CDS encoding DUF721 domain-containing protein, which yields MTSPAESAANAESESSAVYRRLRGLLGDPALRSKDGRRRAARSLDGTAPFENGRDPAGLGDVIDAVTRSLGWSSPLARGELLVAWPELVGSDTAAHSEPVGIEEGVLMVQCDSTAWATQLRLMRAEILTMILQRFPDAEVSSVRFIGPGAPSWKRGPRSVPGRGPRDTYG from the coding sequence ATGACGTCGCCCGCGGAGTCGGCGGCGAACGCGGAGTCGGAGTCGAGCGCCGTCTATCGCCGTCTGCGCGGCTTGCTGGGAGACCCTGCCTTGCGGTCGAAGGATGGCCGGCGTCGAGCCGCACGGTCGCTCGACGGCACCGCCCCCTTCGAGAACGGCCGCGACCCGGCGGGCCTCGGCGACGTCATCGATGCGGTGACCCGCTCGCTCGGCTGGAGCTCCCCGCTCGCCCGGGGCGAGCTCCTCGTGGCCTGGCCCGAGCTCGTCGGCTCCGACACGGCCGCGCACAGCGAACCCGTCGGCATCGAGGAGGGCGTGCTCATGGTGCAGTGCGACTCGACAGCCTGGGCCACCCAGCTGAGGCTGATGCGCGCGGAGATCCTGACGATGATCCTGCAGCGGTTCCCTGACGCGGAGGTGTCCTCCGTGCGGTTCATCGGGCCCGGTGCGCCGAGCTGGAAACGCGGTCCGCGATCGGTACCCGGTCGAGGCCCCCGAGATACCTACGGCTGA
- the recF gene encoding DNA replication/repair protein RecF (All proteins in this family for which functions are known are DNA-binding proteins that assist the filamentation of RecA onto DNA for the initiation of recombination or recombinational repair.), with translation MHVTHLQLVDFRNYAQVDLALQAGPVLFIGRNGQGKTNLVEAIAYAGSASSHRVSGDQPLIRFGAESAVVRVRVQHDERALVIELQLNRGAPNRAQVNGSAIRMRDLPRYLRSVLFAPEDLAIVRGDPGVRRAFLDTLVAQRSPRMAGVMSDYERVVRQRNSLLKSARSSRLRPDQLTTLDVWDERLVDLGTQIITARADAVAQLRPHVGAAYSAVAGDEHRTRIALRLSIHGSADEDFPPETVDDPTTLAEAFRAAVASRRRDELDRAVTLVGPHRDDLVLELNGLPARGYASHGESWSYALALKLATAEVLRADEVAGDPVVILDDVFAELDHGRRERLADAVGGYEQVLITAAVGADVPARLAAARVGIRAGEIVEDGA, from the coding sequence GTGCACGTCACCCACCTGCAGCTCGTCGACTTCCGCAACTACGCCCAGGTCGACCTCGCCCTGCAGGCCGGCCCGGTGCTCTTCATCGGCCGCAACGGCCAGGGCAAGACGAACCTCGTCGAGGCAATCGCCTATGCCGGGTCGGCCTCGTCGCACCGGGTCTCCGGCGACCAGCCCCTGATCCGTTTCGGTGCGGAGTCCGCAGTCGTCCGGGTGCGCGTGCAGCACGATGAGCGGGCCCTCGTGATCGAGCTGCAGCTCAACCGCGGCGCACCCAATCGTGCACAGGTCAACGGATCCGCGATCCGCATGCGGGATCTGCCGCGCTACCTGCGCAGCGTGCTGTTCGCACCGGAGGATCTCGCCATCGTCCGTGGCGATCCCGGTGTCCGACGTGCCTTCCTCGACACTCTCGTCGCGCAGCGCTCGCCGCGCATGGCCGGCGTCATGTCCGACTACGAGCGCGTCGTCCGGCAGCGCAACTCGCTGCTCAAGTCGGCCCGGTCCTCGCGGCTCCGGCCCGATCAGCTCACGACCCTCGATGTGTGGGATGAACGACTCGTCGACCTCGGCACTCAGATCATCACCGCGCGGGCCGACGCGGTCGCGCAATTGCGGCCGCACGTGGGTGCGGCGTACTCCGCGGTCGCGGGGGATGAGCATCGCACGCGGATCGCGCTGCGGCTCAGCATCCATGGATCCGCCGATGAAGACTTCCCTCCCGAGACGGTGGATGATCCGACCACTCTGGCCGAAGCGTTTCGCGCCGCGGTCGCCTCACGGCGACGGGACGAGCTCGACCGGGCGGTGACCCTCGTGGGCCCGCATCGCGATGATCTCGTGCTCGAGTTGAACGGCTTGCCCGCGCGGGGGTATGCGAGCCACGGCGAGAGCTGGTCCTACGCACTGGCGCTCAAACTCGCCACTGCTGAAGTGCTCCGCGCTGATGAGGTGGCTGGTGACCCGGTGGTCATCCTCGACGACGTGTTCGCCGAGCTTGACCACGGACGGCGCGAGCGTCTCGCCGACGCGGTGGGCGGATACGAGCAAGTGCTGATCACGGCGGCCGTCGGCGCGGATGTTCCCGCGAGGCTGGCGGCGGCCCGGGTGGGGATCCGCGCCGGAGAGATCGTGGAGGACGGCGCGTGA
- the dnaN gene encoding DNA polymerase III subunit beta codes for MKFQVNRDVFSEAVSFAVKLLPQRTTLPILSGVLLRAEGSTVTLSSFDYEVSAQTSITADVTEDGTVLVSGRLLADIASRLPNAPVEFTTDEGKIAVRCGSARFTLSSMPVEEYPSLPVVDGSSGVLPGDAFADAVAQVAVAASRDDVTPVITGVQLEITGNRLSLVATDRYRVAVREIDWESTGSVDGVTALVPARTLSEIGKIFAHAATVSVTIVSGGDRELIAFSADQKTVTSLLIKGNFPPVKRLFPETVENYAVMNTAELVESTRRVQLVLERDAALRYSFNDDGLTLEAIGSENAQASETIDAHLTGGDTTVSLKPQFLIDGLSAVHSEFVRIGFTKTDNPNKPGPVLITSQSSKDQPGSDNYRYLLQPNLLLR; via the coding sequence GTGAAGTTCCAGGTGAATCGCGACGTCTTCAGCGAAGCGGTGTCGTTCGCCGTCAAGCTTCTTCCTCAGCGCACGACGCTGCCGATCCTCAGCGGAGTTCTGCTCCGCGCCGAGGGTTCGACGGTCACGCTCTCGAGCTTCGACTACGAGGTCTCGGCGCAGACCTCGATCACCGCCGATGTCACCGAGGACGGCACCGTTCTCGTCTCCGGCCGGCTGCTCGCCGACATCGCCTCGCGCCTGCCGAATGCACCGGTGGAGTTCACGACCGATGAGGGCAAGATCGCCGTCCGCTGCGGGTCGGCCCGATTCACACTCTCGAGCATGCCCGTCGAGGAGTACCCGAGCCTTCCGGTCGTCGACGGATCCAGCGGAGTCCTGCCGGGTGATGCCTTCGCCGATGCGGTCGCGCAGGTCGCCGTCGCGGCATCGCGCGACGATGTCACTCCGGTCATCACCGGTGTGCAGCTCGAGATCACGGGCAACCGCCTCTCCCTCGTCGCCACCGACCGCTACCGCGTCGCGGTCCGAGAGATCGATTGGGAGTCGACCGGCTCGGTCGACGGTGTCACCGCGCTTGTACCGGCTCGCACGCTTTCCGAGATCGGCAAAATCTTCGCCCACGCCGCCACCGTGTCGGTCACGATCGTCAGCGGAGGAGATCGGGAGCTGATCGCTTTCTCGGCCGACCAGAAGACGGTCACCTCGCTTCTCATCAAGGGCAACTTCCCGCCCGTCAAGCGTCTCTTCCCCGAGACCGTCGAGAACTACGCCGTGATGAACACGGCTGAGCTCGTAGAGTCGACTCGTCGCGTGCAGCTTGTTCTCGAGCGGGATGCGGCGCTGCGGTACAGCTTTAACGATGACGGTCTCACCCTCGAAGCGATCGGTTCCGAGAACGCTCAGGCCTCGGAGACCATCGACGCCCACCTGACCGGTGGCGACACGACGGTGTCGCTCAAGCCGCAGTTCCTCATCGACGGGCTCTCAGCCGTGCACAGCGAGTTCGTGCGCATCGGCTTCACGAAGACCGACAACCCGAACAAGCCGGGTCCCGTCCTGATCACGAGCCAGTCGTCGAAGGACCAGCCGGGCTCCGACAACTACCGCTACCTGCTGCAGCCGAACCTGCTGCTGCGCTGA
- the dnaA gene encoding chromosomal replication initiator protein DnaA, translated as MSTEIESPQELWESVRAVLTADERITPQLHGFINLVEPRGVMAGTFYLEVPNELTRGMLEQRIRLPLLSALSIVADDAVTSFAIVVNPEIQNEVLDASPDVTEQSPSYIEQPVATPTLETPGRRSDSRLNEKYSFDNFVIGGSNRFAHAAAVAVAEAPAKAYNPLFIYGESGLGKTHLLHAIGHYAESLYPGIRVRYVSSEEFTNDFINSIANNRASLFQSRYREIDILLIDDIQFLQGKDSTQEAFFHTFNTLHDHNKQVVITSDLPPKHLTGFEDRMRSRFEWGLITDVQAPDLETRIAILRKKAQNDKLQVRDDVLEYIASKVSSNIRELEGALIRVTAFANLNRTPIDLQLVQTVMKDLISLDGDNVIEPVNIINHTAAYFKFTVDDLYGSSRSQAIATARQIAMYLCRELTNMSLPQIGKLFGNRDHTTVMYANKKISELMKERRSIYNQVTELTSRIKQNQRYS; from the coding sequence ATGTCCACCGAGATCGAGTCCCCGCAGGAGCTCTGGGAGTCGGTCCGCGCGGTGCTCACCGCAGATGAGCGCATCACCCCCCAGCTGCACGGCTTCATCAATCTGGTGGAACCGCGCGGCGTCATGGCGGGCACCTTCTATCTCGAGGTGCCGAACGAGCTGACGCGGGGGATGCTGGAGCAGCGCATCCGTTTGCCCCTGCTCAGCGCGCTCTCGATCGTGGCCGACGACGCGGTGACGAGCTTCGCGATCGTCGTGAACCCGGAGATCCAGAACGAGGTGCTCGACGCGAGCCCGGACGTCACCGAGCAGAGCCCCTCGTACATCGAACAGCCGGTGGCGACCCCAACCCTCGAGACCCCGGGCCGCCGCAGCGACAGCCGGCTCAACGAGAAATACAGCTTCGACAACTTCGTCATCGGCGGGTCGAACCGCTTCGCGCACGCCGCGGCGGTCGCCGTGGCCGAAGCGCCGGCGAAGGCGTACAACCCGCTCTTCATCTACGGCGAGTCGGGGCTGGGCAAGACCCACCTCCTGCACGCGATCGGCCACTACGCCGAGAGCCTCTACCCGGGCATCCGCGTTCGGTACGTGAGCTCGGAGGAGTTCACGAACGACTTCATCAACTCGATCGCCAACAACCGTGCGAGCCTCTTCCAGTCGCGCTACCGCGAGATCGACATCCTGCTGATCGACGACATCCAGTTCCTGCAGGGCAAGGATTCGACGCAGGAGGCGTTCTTCCACACCTTCAACACGCTGCACGATCACAACAAGCAGGTGGTCATCACCAGCGACCTGCCCCCGAAGCACCTCACCGGCTTCGAGGACCGCATGCGGAGCCGCTTCGAGTGGGGGCTCATCACCGACGTTCAAGCACCCGACCTCGAGACCCGTATCGCGATCCTGCGCAAGAAGGCGCAGAACGACAAGCTGCAGGTTCGGGATGACGTGCTCGAGTACATCGCCTCGAAGGTCTCGAGCAACATCCGCGAGCTCGAGGGTGCCCTGATCCGAGTGACCGCGTTCGCGAACCTGAACCGCACGCCCATCGACCTTCAGCTCGTGCAGACGGTGATGAAGGACCTCATCAGCCTTGACGGCGACAACGTGATCGAGCCGGTCAACATCATCAATCACACCGCGGCCTACTTCAAGTTCACCGTCGATGACCTGTACGGCTCCTCGCGATCGCAGGCAATCGCGACCGCTCGACAGATCGCGATGTACCTCTGCCGTGAACTGACGAACATGTCGCTGCCGCAGATCGGCAAGCTGTTCGGCAATCGCGATCACACGACGGTGATGTACGCGAACAAGAAGATCAGCGAACTCATGAAGGAGCGCCGCTCGATCTACAACCAGGTCACCGAGCTCACCAGCCGCATCAAGCAGAACCAGCGCTACAGCTGA
- the rpmH gene encoding 50S ribosomal protein L34: MSKRTFQPNNRRRAKVHGFRLRMRTRAGRAILAARRRKGRTELSA, translated from the coding sequence ATGAGCAAGCGCACCTTCCAGCCGAACAACCGCCGCCGCGCGAAGGTTCACGGCTTCCGTCTGCGCATGCGCACCCGTGCCGGCCGCGCGATCCTCGCCGCGCGTCGTCGCAAGGGTCGCACCGAACTCTCCGCCTGA